The following nucleotide sequence is from Diospyros lotus cultivar Yz01 chromosome 3, ASM1463336v1, whole genome shotgun sequence.
AAATTGGCCCTAAAACAATGCATGCGATGATAAGTGAGAAGGACACCATTCTGTAGTATGGCCTGACGATAGTTTCACTAAAAGTATAAGAAAACAATCATTTTCTTCCCCCACAGAGCCAATGCCTATTAGCAGAATGTCCATTGGTGGCTTTAGTAATGTTGAATTATTGTTTGTTTGTAATAACATGACAGGCCACTAATAATGTGTTCCTTTCTTGCAATTGGCAATGCCAGGCTGCCAATATATACAACATTTAATATGCATTATGGATCATCATCGTGCTTTTGGCTAAAGTAGGGTCCAATTATCAACAACATATTAAAAGAGGGCTTAGTGATCAAGTTTTAATGGATAGAAATTGTCCACGCGTTTCTCCTCTActttttaccattttttttttatatttcttcacTAGTAGTTtgattaattgataattaattagcCCTAACCTCCAATTTTATTGGATTCTTGTGATCATAATTAAGTAAGAGCAACATGCAAATTTAAGTTGATGTCGTAGGGTACATATAGTCCATCACACGCACcaaaaaatttatgatattacgagattatgagtttaaatttatttctttgtaGAATTGTGTAATTGTTTGTGTCTATTCAAGAAGTTAAGTCCCGGTGAATTGTGGGTTTTAAAGAGTGTGAAATAGGTTCGGACCAAAAACTATATGTAATCAAGGACCCTTAATTTtttacattacaaaaaaaaaaaaaacatgtaaaaGTATTTGGCTGGATGTTTTTATAAAGTAAGGGCGCACAATGACataattaaaaacttgatagattTCAACAACTAAATAACATATACATAGCTTTAATTAAACTtagtaaataaataatctaGATATCCAATGAGTAATTAAGAAGCTTCCAGTCCCAATACTTTGTTTATTATaacttattaattatttattattgacTCGCAagattttcttgttttattatttattaatgatATCAACTTAAACTGCataaaaatagtcatttttgttgtttcaaagACACTATTGAACttgtaattttgaattaattatatttttatttttttattattttaattatatatctgaattatataattttgagttaattataCATCTCGATAAATTTGTTGAGAACAATGAATTTATGTAAAAAGTCGAGGGAtataattgactcaaaattgcATAATTTATGGGCGTTTTTAAAACTACAAAAGGTTCGAAtgcctaaataaaaaaatcgtATAAATACATGAGTTAAAATATGTATCTGGCAAAACACATATTGTATCTTATAAATCATGCATATATTAAGTGAAATGCACAAAATTTATATGAGTTTCATCGTCATCAttcatcatttattttaatattttattgtatttagtTAGTTAGAGTTAATAACATGGCATTTATAATTAACTTTTGAAAATCACATTAATGTGACCAAATTTTATATTGGATTCTCTTTCTAGCTAGTACAACTTTATAAACAGGAAATGATAAATATAGTTTCAAACTCCCTCCTCAAAtcaaagaatttaataaaagaagggtaaataaaaataatgaatgtaattatattttgttatatagataatatattataaaattaatgatCAGTACAGCTTAAAAAACGCCACAATGGCACAAAAGCTTGTTTGAAGAGAAGTTTAAACCTTTGATCGCATGCAGTTACTTAGGCCCAGACCAATAATTACTTTTATCTCGGCGACTTCAAGTTGCTGAGTTAAGAGATGTCGTCACGGATCCCGACTGGACCCACTCAAGGATTGAGATTTTGTGCTCTTTTGAGCCGATGAGATCGAAGAAGCTAGCTGGACGACTGAAACAAGCCATCAACCATGGTGGAATCACAGTGGatttatgtgcatatatatatatatatatttcaggTAGCAGATACATGCATGGCTGCTAATCAAATGGTTAGAGAGCGTGATGTGGCAGAAGAGTACATTATGAAAGTGATTTAATTGcagcatatatatttatatatacacatagataaggacacacacttatataatatatatatatatataaacaccaTTGTACGGATGTTCTTATCTCATGCTTCTTCTCTTCGTCATCGGCGTCGGAAAGTTTAGCCATCTCGGTGACTTCTCCGATGACTTTGGTGACAACCAATAAGCGCAGGGAACGTGGTATGTTGTTTGTACACTTCGAAGTTTTACCATATTTTATACtgtttttttcaataaaagatATAATGCAGGGAAGTTGACTGTCCGACGagtgaaaataaataatcttttaaaCTGAATtagttagatatatatatacacatgaagTAATCTCGTAATTGTGCGGTATGTAGTCTTTCAAACTCTCAATCTCCTTCTCCACAacccagtttttttttttttttttttgtgaaaaaactATATATAGCAACTGTTAAGCATTTCAGAACCCGGCTTAGAGGCGTCCAGAGTAGTTTATCTCCCCTTTTTAAAGGTTCATCGAAGAATGACTGTTGTCAGTACAAGTAACCAAAGATCTGCTCTCTTATTAATCCAGACTATCAATTCTTAAAGTGTAAGATTATATatcatcaatataatatattaaggtAATCAAATCTAATATTCTTTTCATAGATTTGAGAACAAAATCCCTTTTTGTTAAatctattttattactaaaattcgatactattttttttttatatatatatttctggaACAAACAGTGAAAGTGATGAGAATTAAGAGGTCAAAGTTTAGGCCCCAGCTAGAGTGGTACCATATAACCATATTGACTAGCAGTGCATTTAACACTTTAAATCCATCTGCTTAATGGGGCTTCTGTACAGTCAAGGCAGGCCGTACAAACCCTTAACCATGGTTACTAATTAACCTAAGCTATTCATTCATTAACCACAGTCACTTTCCACCTCCTATATATACGTAGTATCGCCCCATGCAATCTCCTCCCATGACAGCAAGAGAAGATCCAGACATTTCCTCTAGCTTTAAATTCTTCcccatatataattaattagtttgatcaAAACCCTAGCTAGCTATCTCTTCCAAAATGAAGCCCTTCTTCCTCCTGGCCAGCCTCTTGCTTTTCACCCTTTCCCTCagttttccaaatctccaagcTCTCTTCACCGTCTTTGCCGTCTTCCCTTTGATCGTGAACCTATGGCTGGTTCCGGGAGGCTTTGCTTGGCGAAACCATTATCTGAAAAACTTTCCAAAGCTTCCCGGTCCAATTGGGTGGCCGTTCTTGGGCAGCATTCCTGTAATGGGCTCGCTGGCCCACAGGAAACTGGCCGCCATGGCGGCCGCGCACAGTGCAAACCGGCTCATGGCGTTCAGTCTCGGCGCCACTCGGGCGATCGTCAGTAGCCACCCGGACACTGCCAAGGAAATCCTATGTGGGTCCTCGTTTTCGGACCGTCCCATAAAGGAATCCGCCCGCTTGCTCATGTTCGAACGTGCCATTGGGTTCGCTCCCTCCGGCGACTACTGGCGCAGTCTCCGGCGGATTGCCGCCACCCACATGTTCTCTCCCAGGAGAATCTCGGGTCTGGAGGGCCTCCGGTGCAGGGTCGCTGACGAAATGGCGGCGGGGGTGAGGAAGGAGATGGAAGAGAGAGGGTTTGTGAAAATCAGGGGGATACTGCAAAAGGGTTCTTTGAGTAATGTTGTGGAGACCGTGTTTGGGAGTGGTTTAGGATCAAGAGGTGAGGAGCTGGGTTTGATGGTTGAAGAAGGGTATGATTTGATTACCAAATTCTATTTGGCCGATCATTTTGCAGGTCTAGGGTTTTTGGACTTTTATGGGGTGAAGAGAAGGTGCCACAAACTGGCGTTAAAAGTCGGTGTTCTTATTGCTCAGATCATCAGcgagaagaaaaaagaggaagaCAATAAGTTGAGTGGAAATAATGATTTTCTCAGCACTTTGCTCACTTTGCCCAAAGAGGATCGGTTCTGTGATTCAGACATGGCCGCTGTTTTGTGGGtaaggcctctctctctctctctctctctctctctctctctctcaaaattatttACCAGGCAAGATATGCTACAATTAGTATATATGTACGTACCACACTAATTAATTCAGAGTTGAgagcatatataattaatggCATTGCAAATTGTAagtaatacataatatatatgtggttTTGTATGCTCTTGATTCCGAGTTAAGAGCATATTATATTCATCATAATTGAATATAATAtgtcatttttctctttatttcttcacAGTTCATTCTCTTTTAAGGTTGTTATTTCAAgcgacaatatatatatatatatatattacagagGCACAGACACTGTTTTTCCATTTGAAAATTAAGGAGATTTTTTTGGAAAAGTTAATGGAGTACTTGACAGCTTAATCATTCTCTCCTTTGGTTTTGTCTCTCTATTCAACAATGATCTGCAAACTGATCTGGTAGGGTAGTGTTTCAGATATTTTCCATAGATAGctttatcttcatcttcatgTCACTATCATGTAGATTAATCTGATTCTCTTTATAAAAGTTCTTTCCTGTTGTTCTTTGtcaacttaaaaaattaattagcacTTCTTCGTGTTCTTTTGGAACTCGTACGTACGTAGTTACTGTACTGGGTTTCGTATTGGCATACGAATTGTATATATCTCTCATGTTtttcagtatatatatatatatatacttgtcaATTGTCCCGTTTCTATTGGCTGATGCCTCGGCCAGATCATCACTAACTGTTCCAtgtcatttttttgttaatttaattaggaGATGATATTTAGAGGCACAGACACAGTGGCCATACTGTTGGAATGGATCATGGCGAGGATGGTTCTGCACCCGGACATCCAAGCAAAAGCGCAACAAGAGATCGACACGTGCGTTGGTGACCGACGGCAAGTGCGCGATTCAGACATTCCGTACCTTCCTTTCCTACAAGCCATTGTCAAGGAGGCCCTGAGATTGCACCCTCCGGGCCCATTACTCTCCTGGGCCCGCCTGGCCGTCCACGACTGCCACGTCGGCAAATTCTTCGTCCCTGCTGGCACCACCGCAATGGTCAACATGTGGGCCATAGCCCACGACCCGTCCATCTGGAGGGACCCGTGGGCCTTCAAGCCCAAAAGGTTCTTGGACGAGGAGGAGGGCTACGTTTCCATTATGGGCTCGGATTTGAGGCTGGCCCCGTTCGGATCGGGCCGGAGGGCGTGCCCGGGTAAGGCCCTGGGCTTAGCCAGTGTTCATCTGTGGCTGGCACATTTTCTGCATCAATTCAAATGGGTTCCAGCCCAACCAGTGGATCTTTCAGAGCGTTTGAGGCTCTCCCTTGAGATGAAGAAGCCACTGGCTTGTCGTGCGATTCCCCGACGTTATTGTCCATGACTTGCTTACCGGCcaaaagggaaaattaattagttttctaaGTTATGGATCGTAATTGTGGTACGTGCATGTTGTGTGTATTTACGTAAGGTCACGAGTTTAGAGTGATTAAGGTTATCTTACTATTAGTTTTACATATTTGATGTAACGTGGAAGGAATTAGTTGGTGTTAAATGAGCTAGCTAAATTCCTAACGATAATTATCTCTATAATATAAGATTTGAAGGAAGggatataaatttaatcaacaaTCAGtcattttttatgtgataattctcttgtttttttacaaaattataccTCACACAAAATGGGTGAGTTCAATCTCAACCTTTTTAAGGCATAGACTCTCAAACTCCTGAGTaaggataaaaaaaacatatcgTTAAGAAATTACCTTGCAAAATTCACAAACTCATGAAATTAAATCcaagaaaaaacacaaaatatagtGAGTTAAAACCAAAACAAgaaatctaaaaaatcaaagcaaaagAATTTCCTATTGTGCTTTGATGAATTGTCGACAATAGAGGAGATGAAGGTGGGGCTTCAAGGCTCAAATCGATTGGTCCAAGACCAACTAAGGTAAAGCTTAGAATCTGTCccaaggaaaacacaaaatCAACTTTAAATTGAACTCAAATTTGCCCCAATCAGAATAAAATAACCCCAACCCAATAATGAATACCAACAGCCACTCGTTTTCTCTTCTTCGGCTATCTctatcactctctctctctttcttctcgcCTATTCAAAAACCACCCCCATAAACACAATATATGTAGATAACCATTGAAAAACCATATAGCATTTCACCAAGATGAGGAAAAGCTCCCTAGCTAGGTATCTGAAAGAGATGAGATGAGAGTGAGAAAAAAAAGTTTTGGATTTATGTGAAGcttcaaatgatgttgttttgCTTGAAGAATAAAGGGGGTCGAAAGTGTTAGACTGGGAgatgttatggcacacaccaagaggggggtgaattgggtaatttaagaacttaattgaacttaaaatctttttcaaaacaaataagaatataatgaaAGATTGATATGTGAAACAAGCGAGGAATGGATAGGTGCttgaaaataaagagaatttaaagaacacaagcatacaagaacactaagatttatagtggttcgacttaaccaaacctaatccattaccttagtttcacactaaggatttttcaaccaatccactaaaaattctcctacttaaccaagtagaCCCTCTaatccaagactaggaaattacaaacgccttgcttatacaagcaagccctccaGCACCTAGCTAGGTATCACAACCCCTTacttcaacgagcaagtcctctaacacataaagctaggaaaataagagtgatacaaataaaagagagaagctaagagttaacactcttaattacaagttctctcacaatgaaaaccaggcttaagaataaatttacaataatagaacgaagccttagagagaaaaatataacaatgaaagcacagactCTTGTAAAGCtcgaataaaataatttgtaatcTCTAGATCAACTCATTTtcgtccattagcctcttcttgatctccttgatttgtatttataaacatCCCAAGAGCCTTACCCAAAACTAGTCATTTTGTGATCGTTGAAGaatgaaaaactagccgttatggCTTTCTGCGAAAATAGTTAGTCGACAAAAAATAATAGATAGTTAGTCGACAAAAGACTATAGATAGTCGACGGgttcataaataaaacaaggcatagtcgacatAAGATAtgggatagtcgacagaacaaaaatatgaagaaaacttataacatcatacacacacatagtcgacagaataatTTTCATAGTCGAAAGAaccataaggatagtcgacagatcaaaaaatGTAGTCAACTAttcaaggcatagtcgacagatgcaagacacatagtcgactattgtaatattccaaattttctaaaggtctcaagagtaattttaacttgagttataggtgaaattatcaaagattaggggcttaagtataatttcttgcaattataagtactgaatcgacTGTAAAGAATGTGCCGGAgtgtaaatatctaaggaaaatgatatgaccTCGATGAGtattccgagataggatttatggtattagaagaaatcaaaaattGAGATGGTTTTCGATATAGTTAAAATACagataaaaatcaaatcatcgtAGGAGACTTTCggaaagtcaacagaaccttaagggggctccaatttttcgtaaggatcaaccttGGAGTGGTTTCGGAATAAAACAAAGGTCTGGCGAGGATGCAGGGACGAAATtatccttatcgagtaagctaTGAATTATTACTTTTGAATTTTCgatatcgtaatgcaaattaatttgacgtttgaggatgtaaatgcaattagagaattatctaaGTGAAAATGAGATTAATCTTggaatttaaatgtgtaatttttctattattatggGGTAATataaagtgatatatatatacatatacagcTATGCTCGTGTATGGGTGAGGCGACCAAAAGTTGCAAAGTTGCTGTAAGTTGGAAAACTAATTGCAGACAAGATTGGAGGAATTTAGCAATAAAGTTCGGAGTGGTTTGAGGGAGAAAGATtagtgtataatatatatatatatatataaaggaaatgaagaagaagagtgaagaagcagagagagatggggggcTTGTGAGAGCTTGGTCGAGGGCcgtgagagattgagagagaaagagaagccgagagagagaaaccgaatgagagaaagagagagagagctcgagagAGCTTGGTCCGAAGTCAGCCATGGAAGCTCAGTTGAAGGCGAGCaggggtcggccatggcaaaGAATGTGGTTGGCTCGGCTGGCTAAGGCGGCGATGAGGTGTTCGGAAGTGTCAAAAGCGACATCTGGAGGCAACCACAACAGCAAGCGCGACCATAGCCACAAGCATGTGACGGCCATGACCGCGAGCAACAGGTCACACGGTGGACCTGGGCAGTTGTGAGCGGCGAAACAGGTGGCTGGTGAGGCGGAGAGAGGTCCGGGAGGCTGCCAGTGTGGGTCGTAGTGGCTGGTCGCGCGAGGTGTGTGAGCTGCTGTGCGCAGCCATggaggaaagaagaaatagaggaagaagaaaaaggagaaaaaaaaacaagagaaaaagaaaatagaaaaatatagaaaaaaaatagaaatttatgggaaattttagaaaaaataggaaagggAGATTCATTAATATTCCAAAGATTTTGCCTAGAAAATGGTTCGGACACGCATTTTGAGGTC
It contains:
- the LOC127796576 gene encoding cytochrome P450 78A5-like, encoding MKPFFLLASLLLFTLSLSFPNLQALFTVFAVFPLIVNLWLVPGGFAWRNHYLKNFPKLPGPIGWPFLGSIPVMGSLAHRKLAAMAAAHSANRLMAFSLGATRAIVSSHPDTAKEILCGSSFSDRPIKESARLLMFERAIGFAPSGDYWRSLRRIAATHMFSPRRISGLEGLRCRVADEMAAGVRKEMEERGFVKIRGILQKGSLSNVVETVFGSGLGSRGEELGLMVEEGYDLITKFYLADHFAGLGFLDFYGVKRRCHKLALKVGVLIAQIISEKKKEEDNKLSGNNDFLSTLLTLPKEDRFCDSDMAAVLWEMIFRGTDTVAILLEWIMARMVLHPDIQAKAQQEIDTCVGDRRQVRDSDIPYLPFLQAIVKEALRLHPPGPLLSWARLAVHDCHVGKFFVPAGTTAMVNMWAIAHDPSIWRDPWAFKPKRFLDEEEGYVSIMGSDLRLAPFGSGRRACPGKALGLASVHLWLAHFLHQFKWVPAQPVDLSERLRLSLEMKKPLACRAIPRRYCP